One genomic segment of Gammaproteobacteria bacterium includes these proteins:
- a CDS encoding histidine kinase translates to MSLRFRLNLLITLLFALILILGAVLVIHNARRAVYEEIQSTANLTLQLIEVAFASASAEQQSEVQTRLVEQISHFERSRHLDIELRKSIGTASSPPRNTERPIRADAPRWFVHLVAPEPLEFKRTLSATGIPFTEIIVQANPSDEITEAWKEARGVLGLLLLFMLLANGLVFFTIGRALQPIDAILKALDGIEQGDYRSRLPTFNLPELDGISQKFNHMAEVLQQSREENRYLTQHSLAIQEAERRHLARELHDELGQSISAIKAVAVSLNNPQNGTSAPTQDRAQAIISFSTHMYDVVSNMMRRLRPVVLDELGLVAALQDTIDDWNAHHEDVFCRFRTEGALNDLGEAINISIYRIIQESLTNIAKHAKATEVDITLKLADDMANGDHVESTKRVQLMIRDNGQGFELESTRPGLGLLGMRERAAALNGEFVLASSSGTGVALRVTIPLEPKTRGE, encoded by the coding sequence ATGAGCTTAAGATTCCGACTCAACCTGCTTATCACGCTATTGTTCGCGCTGATACTGATTCTCGGTGCCGTTCTCGTGATACACAACGCGCGCCGGGCGGTATATGAAGAAATCCAGTCGACTGCGAACCTGACATTGCAATTGATTGAAGTGGCCTTTGCGAGTGCTAGCGCCGAGCAACAAAGTGAGGTACAAACGCGCCTGGTTGAACAAATCAGCCATTTTGAGCGATCACGGCATCTCGATATCGAGCTACGGAAATCCATCGGTACAGCGTCTTCGCCGCCTCGAAACACCGAACGTCCTATCCGGGCGGATGCCCCTCGTTGGTTTGTGCACCTCGTTGCCCCTGAGCCGCTGGAATTCAAACGAACGTTATCTGCGACCGGGATACCTTTCACCGAGATCATTGTTCAGGCAAATCCCTCCGATGAGATCACGGAGGCCTGGAAGGAGGCGCGAGGCGTTCTCGGACTCTTACTGCTGTTTATGCTACTCGCTAACGGTCTTGTGTTTTTCACCATCGGTCGTGCGTTGCAACCGATCGATGCCATTCTGAAGGCGCTGGATGGGATAGAGCAGGGCGATTACCGGTCTCGGCTGCCTACTTTTAATTTACCTGAGCTGGATGGGATCTCGCAAAAGTTCAATCATATGGCAGAGGTCTTACAGCAGAGTCGTGAGGAGAATCGTTACCTCACGCAGCATTCTCTCGCGATCCAAGAAGCGGAACGTCGTCATTTGGCTCGTGAGCTGCACGATGAACTTGGCCAGTCTATCAGTGCGATCAAGGCGGTGGCCGTATCGCTCAATAACCCGCAAAATGGCACCAGCGCTCCAACGCAGGATCGCGCGCAGGCGATCATTTCATTTTCCACCCACATGTACGATGTCGTCAGTAACATGATGCGCCGATTGCGCCCGGTTGTCCTTGACGAACTTGGTTTGGTGGCAGCGCTGCAAGACACGATTGATGACTGGAACGCACACCATGAAGATGTCTTTTGTCGATTTCGAACCGAGGGGGCCTTGAACGATCTTGGCGAAGCGATCAATATTAGTATCTATCGTATCATTCAGGAGAGCCTGACCAACATTGCGAAACACGCCAAGGCAACGGAAGTGGACATCACACTCAAACTCGCTGATGACATGGCGAACGGCGATCATGTGGAGAGCACAAAGCGCGTCCAATTGATGATTCGCGATAATGGGCAGGGCTTTGAACTGGAATCAACACGCCCCGGACTCGGTCTTCTGGGCATGCGCGAGCGCGCCGCGGCCTTAAATGGCGAGTTTGTTCTGGCGTCGAGTTCAGGAACCGGTGTGGCGCTTCGGGTGACGATACCCTTAGAGCCCAAAACGCGTGGGGAATGA
- a CDS encoding response regulator transcription factor codes for MNGAVDHIKVLLVDDHAVVRVGYRMLLEDSADIEIVAEADSGELACKRFVEAKPDVVVMDLSLPGIGGIEAIRRIIARDPSARILVFSMHEDTVFVEQALQAGARGYITKSSAPEVLVEAVKQIASGNIHLDAGIAQRLAFQKSRGKGTPFTDLSTREFEIFCLLAEGLATSEIADRLSLSYKTVANYGTQIKSKLNVTSAAELVRLAIRYGIVKA; via the coding sequence ATGAACGGAGCAGTTGATCACATCAAGGTCTTGCTCGTGGATGACCATGCGGTCGTGCGGGTTGGTTATCGCATGCTGCTGGAGGATTCAGCGGACATTGAGATCGTGGCGGAAGCGGACAGTGGTGAACTTGCCTGCAAACGTTTCGTTGAGGCAAAGCCGGATGTTGTGGTTATGGATCTATCGTTGCCAGGGATTGGCGGAATCGAGGCGATACGGCGAATCATCGCGCGTGATCCCAGCGCTCGAATCTTGGTATTCAGCATGCACGAGGACACGGTATTTGTTGAGCAGGCGCTGCAGGCGGGGGCCCGCGGTTATATCACTAAGAGTAGCGCGCCGGAAGTGTTGGTTGAAGCGGTCAAACAGATCGCCAGTGGCAATATTCACCTGGATGCGGGGATTGCGCAGCGCCTGGCGTTTCAGAAGAGCCGAGGTAAGGGAACACCGTTTACGGATCTCTCAACCCGCGAGTTTGAGATATTCTGTCTGCTTGCAGAAGGGCTCGCCACGAGCGAGATAGCGGATCGCTTATCCTTAAGTTACAAGACCGTGGCCAATTACGGCACGCAAATCAAGAGCAAACTGAATGTCACCAGCGCTGCAGAACTTGTCCGTCTTGCCATTCGCTATGGCATCGTTAAGGCATAG
- a CDS encoding PQQ-dependent catabolism-associated beta-propeller protein → MKYVLSSVAVALLLGGWNVTAEPTYRIFVTNEKDNTVSVIDSQTNKVEETIDVGKRPRGIGLAPDGSELYVAVSEENAIAVIDPRTLEVLRKFEAGSDPETFAVHPNGNIYISNEDDAKATVYDPETGAALVAIPVGLEPEGVAISPDGTRVIVTSESSNMLHVIAVPEHAMVANIVVGARPRSATFTKDSNTVYATSEVSGEVTEVDMTTHQIVNKVSLDGIDKAKPKDILLSKDETTLYVAGGRAAKIIVLDAETLEIKDTIPVGKRVWGLAMSRDGSRVYTTNGISNTVSVIDTATNKVIATIEVGKAPWGVLIDD, encoded by the coding sequence ATGAAATATGTACTGTCCTCAGTCGCCGTGGCTTTGCTGTTAGGCGGTTGGAACGTCACCGCCGAGCCGACCTATCGGATATTCGTCACCAATGAAAAGGACAACACCGTCAGTGTGATCGACAGCCAAACGAATAAAGTGGAAGAGACCATTGATGTTGGCAAGCGCCCGCGCGGCATCGGTCTTGCCCCGGACGGCAGTGAACTGTATGTCGCCGTGAGTGAAGAGAACGCCATTGCCGTCATCGACCCAAGAACGCTGGAAGTGCTCCGCAAGTTCGAAGCCGGTTCGGATCCGGAGACCTTCGCCGTCCACCCCAACGGCAACATTTATATCTCCAACGAAGACGATGCCAAGGCCACAGTGTACGATCCCGAAACGGGTGCGGCGTTGGTGGCGATCCCGGTTGGGCTGGAACCTGAGGGGGTCGCCATTTCACCAGACGGCACGCGTGTGATCGTCACCAGCGAATCCAGCAATATGCTCCATGTGATCGCTGTGCCGGAACACGCGATGGTCGCCAATATCGTAGTGGGCGCAAGACCCCGATCGGCAACATTCACTAAGGACAGCAACACGGTCTATGCCACCTCTGAAGTCAGTGGCGAGGTCACAGAGGTGGATATGACAACTCATCAGATCGTGAATAAGGTGTCGCTGGATGGGATCGACAAGGCAAAGCCAAAGGACATCCTGCTGAGTAAAGATGAGACGACCTTATACGTTGCCGGCGGCCGAGCGGCGAAGATCATTGTCCTCGATGCCGAAACGCTGGAGATCAAAGACACCATACCGGTGGGCAAACGGGTCTGGGGGCTTGCCATGTCGCGTGATGGCAGTCGCGTGTACACAACCAACGGTATCAGCAACACGGTATCGGTGATCGACACGGCAACCAACAAGGTGATTGCAACTATTGAAGTCGGCAAGGCGCCATGGGGGGTGCTGATCGACGACTAG
- a CDS encoding DUF3450 domain-containing protein, protein MSQITITCWVHRLKVALAYSFVTLVLFGDVRAATDPLESAVDTKIKGQKEAVQSQTRVDKLADETAVLIGEYRAVTRQTDSLSGYNDQIERLVENQEEEFAAIARQLANIEVARRKIVPLMLRMLEVLENFVMLDVPFLPEERRLRIEALKEMMDKPDVSLPDKYRRLMEAYQIEMDYGRTIEAYSGTLEQEGQPRTVDFLRIGRIALLYLSLDGEETGYWDAKAKTWTVLPKNYNRSIAQGIQIARKQAPPDFITLPISAPVTAQ, encoded by the coding sequence ATGAGCCAGATAACCATCACCTGCTGGGTGCACCGCCTAAAGGTGGCACTCGCCTACAGTTTCGTAACGCTTGTCCTTTTTGGCGATGTACGGGCCGCAACTGATCCACTCGAGTCTGCTGTCGATACCAAGATAAAAGGCCAGAAAGAAGCGGTTCAATCCCAGACGCGAGTTGACAAGCTAGCCGACGAGACGGCTGTGCTAATCGGCGAATATCGCGCCGTGACCCGGCAGACCGACAGTCTCAGTGGCTACAACGATCAGATTGAGCGGCTAGTTGAGAATCAGGAGGAAGAATTTGCTGCGATCGCCCGTCAACTTGCCAATATCGAGGTTGCACGGAGAAAGATCGTGCCGCTCATGCTGCGCATGTTAGAAGTCCTTGAGAACTTCGTCATGCTGGATGTCCCGTTTCTTCCTGAAGAACGCCGCCTGCGAATCGAGGCACTAAAAGAGATGATGGATAAACCCGACGTATCACTCCCCGACAAATACCGCCGCCTCATGGAGGCCTATCAAATCGAGATGGACTATGGCCGCACCATCGAGGCCTACAGCGGCACCCTGGAACAGGAGGGACAACCACGGACGGTCGATTTCCTTCGCATCGGGCGCATTGCGCTCCTTTATCTGAGCCTGGACGGTGAGGAAACCGGCTACTGGGACGCCAAGGCAAAAACGTGGACGGTGCTCCCAAAAAACTACAATCGCTCAATCGCCCAAGGAATTCAAATAGCCCGTAAGCAGGCCCCGCCTGATTTCATCACGCTCCCAATCTCGGCACCGGTCACCGCACAATGA
- a CDS encoding TonB-dependent receptor yields MNHKSMEDKHIVWRRAAQLLGTALLVFGAAQGEQSYAEGETPEPETLTEVEVVGTTPTHGVGLPLDKIPANWQTASGEDIERTKSVDITEFLNRNIGSVTINEAQGNPLQPDVQYRGFVAGPLLGLPQGLAVYQNGVRVNEVFGDTVNWELIPNVAINSINLIAGSNPLFGLNTLGGAISVQTKNGFINPGTFIGQVSGGSFGRIQTQAESGGNNGALGYFIALNYFTEDGWRDASPSDLGNAYGSLGWRGEASTLDFSFTWGDSDLTGNGPAPVELLAMDRSAIFTSPDITKNNLLFYILEGSHWLNENTLISANGFYRSNDVDAFNGDATPFEACNPPNAAFLCEEDDPTTPIEDQNGNPIPASFDAINNTSTTEQDSYGGTLQTTLLNDLFDRENQFIFGGSYGEGSADFQSVVQAAMLNADRSTTRTNIFIPDETTALDTRRRNGSLYVTDTLALTEKLALTLSGRYNNTQIKIRDETGLEPRLNGDHTFERFNPAAGATYQYRPDLGFYGGYTESARAPTPVELTCSDPDAPCRLPNAFLADPPLDQVVAKTFEVGARGDLGPAVEWKVDGFHIVNNDDIIFVSTGGATANQGFFDNVGDTKRVGMELGLNGVVQRLTWFVDYTFLDATFQDRFVVSSPNHPLANANGDIQVQSGDRIPSIPQHNLKLGGDVAILPNLSIGGDLLYAGDQFLRGDEANLLQPIDGYVVVNLRGEWVFYQDASVFFKVNNLFNADYETFGLLGEPDEVFPSFSNPRFLTPGAPIGGWIGLRIKI; encoded by the coding sequence GTGAATCACAAGTCTATGGAGGATAAGCACATCGTTTGGCGCCGTGCTGCCCAATTGCTCGGCACCGCGCTCCTGGTCTTTGGTGCGGCGCAGGGCGAGCAGAGCTACGCGGAGGGGGAAACGCCCGAACCAGAAACGTTGACAGAAGTCGAGGTCGTCGGCACCACACCGACCCATGGGGTGGGTCTCCCGTTAGACAAGATCCCGGCCAACTGGCAAACGGCCAGCGGCGAGGATATAGAGCGGACAAAAAGCGTCGACATCACTGAATTCCTAAACCGCAACATTGGCAGCGTGACGATCAACGAGGCGCAGGGCAACCCGCTGCAACCGGACGTCCAATACCGTGGGTTTGTCGCGGGACCGCTCTTAGGTCTGCCCCAGGGCCTTGCTGTTTATCAAAATGGCGTGCGCGTCAACGAGGTGTTCGGTGACACCGTCAACTGGGAGCTCATCCCCAATGTGGCCATTAACAGCATCAATCTGATTGCGGGGTCCAATCCACTGTTTGGCTTGAATACCCTGGGTGGTGCCATATCCGTTCAGACCAAGAACGGCTTTATTAATCCGGGTACCTTTATAGGCCAGGTATCGGGCGGTTCCTTCGGACGCATTCAAACGCAAGCTGAGAGTGGCGGGAACAATGGCGCCTTAGGATACTTTATTGCCTTAAACTACTTTACTGAGGATGGCTGGCGAGATGCCTCGCCATCGGACCTTGGCAACGCGTATGGCAGTTTGGGATGGCGAGGGGAGGCCAGCACGCTGGATTTCTCGTTCACTTGGGGCGACAGCGATCTCACAGGCAACGGACCTGCGCCCGTGGAACTCCTCGCCATGGACCGCTCGGCGATCTTTACCTCGCCCGATATCACCAAGAACAACCTGCTCTTCTACATCCTGGAAGGGTCGCATTGGCTGAATGAGAACACCCTGATCTCCGCTAACGGCTTTTATCGCAGCAACGATGTGGATGCGTTCAACGGCGATGCCACTCCCTTTGAGGCGTGCAACCCGCCGAATGCTGCCTTCCTTTGCGAGGAGGACGATCCGACAACGCCCATCGAGGACCAGAACGGCAATCCCATACCGGCGAGCTTTGATGCCATCAACAACACCAGTACCACAGAACAAGACAGCTACGGCGGCACGTTGCAGACAACCTTGTTAAATGATCTGTTTGATCGTGAAAACCAGTTCATTTTCGGGGGGAGCTACGGTGAGGGTTCTGCCGATTTCCAATCAGTCGTCCAGGCAGCGATGCTGAATGCCGATCGCAGCACGACCCGGACCAACATCTTTATCCCGGATGAAACCACGGCCCTCGACACGCGGCGGAGAAACGGGTCACTGTATGTGACCGACACCTTGGCGCTGACAGAAAAGCTCGCGTTGACGCTCTCAGGGCGCTACAACAACACGCAGATTAAAATCCGTGACGAGACAGGCCTGGAGCCCCGTCTCAACGGCGATCATACATTCGAGCGCTTCAATCCCGCGGCAGGCGCCACCTACCAGTACCGGCCCGACCTGGGGTTTTACGGCGGCTACACCGAATCAGCGCGCGCCCCGACACCCGTGGAGCTGACGTGCTCAGACCCCGACGCCCCCTGCCGACTGCCGAATGCCTTTCTGGCCGACCCCCCGCTCGACCAAGTGGTGGCCAAGACCTTCGAGGTGGGTGCCCGCGGTGATCTCGGGCCAGCCGTTGAGTGGAAGGTGGATGGATTTCACATTGTCAATAACGACGACATCATTTTCGTTAGCACGGGCGGTGCCACCGCCAATCAGGGCTTCTTTGACAATGTTGGCGATACCAAACGTGTCGGCATGGAGTTGGGGCTTAACGGCGTCGTTCAGAGGCTGACCTGGTTTGTGGACTACACGTTCCTTGACGCGACATTCCAGGACCGGTTTGTGGTGAGCAGTCCCAACCACCCCCTTGCCAATGCCAACGGCGATATCCAAGTGCAGTCGGGAGACCGCATTCCGTCCATCCCCCAGCACAACCTGAAGTTGGGGGGCGATGTTGCCATCCTGCCGAATCTGAGCATTGGTGGGGATCTCCTCTATGCAGGGGATCAGTTCCTCAGGGGTGACGAGGCCAATCTACTTCAACCCATCGATGGGTATGTGGTGGTGAATCTGCGCGGCGAGTGGGTGTTTTATCAGGATGCGTCGGTCTTCTTCAAGGTAAACAACCTTTTCAACGCCGATTACGAAACCTTTGGGCTTCTGGGTGAACCCGACGAGGTCTTCCCGTCCTTTAGTAACCCGCGCTTTTTAACCCCCGGGGCGCCTATTGGGGGCTGGATTGGACTCAGGATCAAGATCTAA
- the lpxD gene encoding UDP-3-O-(3-hydroxymyristoyl)glucosamine N-acyltransferase: MNITLASIQQAVGGKIDGDANLSIRGVNDLRGASNDEITFAESERNLKQAESTGASAVVVPVDFPALPGKSLLRSARPKETFVRIMLLFNPPQRPINGVHPDACIAPDAKLGQNVAVAERAVLRPGVQVGDNTVIESGAHLGRDVTLGADCLIGPNVVLYPDTRLGDRVRIQAGTVIGGDGFGNLWTGEQHQKIPQLGTVVIEDDVEIGSNVCIDRATFGETRIRRDVKIDNLVQVAHNNDIGEHSILVALVGLAGSVTLGKRVTLGGQTGVADHVNIGDEVIAAARTGITKNIPSGQIILGFPSRPIKQARKEIASMSRLPPLIQQVRKLELRLQQLEEQLLSGDAE; this comes from the coding sequence ATGAACATCACACTGGCGAGCATTCAGCAGGCGGTGGGCGGGAAAATAGACGGTGACGCTAACCTATCCATCCGCGGCGTCAATGACCTGCGCGGCGCGAGCAACGATGAGATTACCTTTGCCGAGAGTGAACGGAATCTCAAACAGGCCGAGTCCACAGGCGCTAGCGCCGTAGTCGTGCCTGTTGACTTCCCCGCGCTGCCAGGCAAGTCGCTGCTGCGCAGCGCCAGACCTAAAGAAACGTTTGTGCGCATCATGCTGTTGTTTAATCCGCCGCAGCGCCCAATCAACGGGGTTCACCCGGACGCATGCATCGCACCGGACGCCAAGCTCGGGCAGAATGTCGCGGTGGCCGAACGCGCGGTTCTCCGTCCCGGGGTGCAAGTGGGCGACAATACCGTGATCGAATCCGGCGCGCACCTCGGACGGGATGTAACCCTCGGCGCCGACTGCCTTATCGGTCCCAATGTCGTGCTCTATCCAGACACACGCCTAGGCGACCGCGTACGCATACAAGCGGGCACAGTCATTGGCGGTGATGGCTTCGGGAATCTATGGACCGGCGAGCAGCACCAGAAGATTCCACAACTGGGCACGGTGGTCATAGAAGATGATGTCGAGATAGGCTCTAACGTCTGCATTGACCGCGCTACGTTTGGAGAGACGCGCATCCGGCGCGATGTCAAGATCGACAACCTCGTGCAGGTCGCCCATAACAACGATATCGGTGAGCACAGTATCCTGGTGGCCCTGGTCGGTTTGGCGGGCAGCGTTACACTTGGAAAACGCGTCACGCTGGGCGGGCAAACCGGCGTAGCTGATCACGTGAACATCGGTGACGAGGTTATCGCCGCGGCCCGAACTGGCATCACGAAGAACATTCCTTCAGGGCAAATTATCTTGGGCTTTCCCAGCCGCCCGATCAAGCAGGCTCGAAAGGAAATAGCCAGTATGTCCCGCCTGCCACCACTGATACAACAGGTGCGAAAACTCGAACTCAGATTGCAGCAACTTGAAGAACAGCTACTGAGTGGCGATGCAGAGTAA